A portion of the Paenibacillus sp. PvR098 genome contains these proteins:
- a CDS encoding branched-chain amino acid ABC transporter permease has translation MAGLNTKSIAYLGLLLVLCIVPFGLTNYFLSILVEILILGIFALSLNILVGYTGLVSLGHAAFFGVGAYTSSLIAIHYTSNVFVTLFAGIVLSLIMACIIGFFCNRVNGFYFLMLTLAFSQMFYALVYRWSSLTKGDNGLSGIPKPSLWANGVLDSPIAFYFFILVIFTIVFIGLRVILQSPLGQIFVGIRENETRVRVMGYNTTIYKNISFILAGGIGGLAGSLYAFFNGFISPKDIYWTMSGEVLIMVLVGGAGTLIGPVLGAAFIVILETFVSSYTDLWMLIVGITFILFVIFIPKGIVSIGSLWRTRKIANKGQTKEKEKELKVRMNGVIQDEK, from the coding sequence ATGGCAGGATTGAACACGAAGTCGATTGCTTATTTAGGCCTTCTGCTTGTACTGTGCATCGTTCCATTTGGATTAACCAACTATTTTCTCAGCATTTTGGTCGAAATATTAATTTTGGGTATTTTTGCGCTCAGCTTAAATATCTTAGTAGGTTACACGGGGCTGGTATCGCTCGGTCATGCGGCATTTTTCGGCGTCGGAGCGTATACCTCAAGTCTGATTGCGATTCATTATACTTCGAATGTATTCGTCACTTTGTTTGCGGGGATCGTTCTATCGTTGATTATGGCCTGTATTATCGGTTTCTTCTGCAATCGGGTCAACGGATTTTATTTTTTGATGCTCACCCTCGCTTTTTCACAAATGTTTTACGCGCTTGTTTATCGATGGAGCAGCCTAACCAAAGGGGATAACGGATTATCCGGTATCCCAAAGCCTTCTCTGTGGGCCAATGGGGTTCTGGATAGCCCGATCGCATTTTATTTCTTTATCCTGGTTATTTTTACGATCGTTTTCATCGGTTTGAGAGTGATTTTGCAATCACCACTTGGCCAAATTTTTGTGGGGATCAGGGAGAATGAAACCCGGGTCAGAGTGATGGGCTACAACACGACGATCTACAAAAATATTTCCTTCATTCTCGCAGGAGGAATAGGGGGATTGGCGGGAAGCCTCTATGCCTTTTTCAACGGATTTATTTCCCCAAAAGATATTTATTGGACGATGTCCGGAGAAGTTCTCATTATGGTCCTGGTCGGTGGAGCCGGAACGTTGATCGGTCCTGTGCTGGGAGCGGCGTTCATCGTCATCCTCGAGACGTTTGTCAGCTCATATACGGATTTATGGATGCTCATTGTTGGCATTACGTTCATCCTATTCGTCATTTTCATCCCGAAGGGAATTGTCAGTATCGGGTCCTTGTGGAGAACCCGGAAAATCGCCAATAAGGGACAGACAAAGGAGAAAGAGAAAGAGTTGAAAGTCAGGATGAATGGGGTGATTCAAGATGAGAAATGA
- a CDS encoding ABC transporter ATP-binding protein, whose translation MRNEAHFIVEDPALRVEGIGKRFGGLEILKDISFEVSQGERRAFIGPNGAGKSTLFNMIAGDLAASSGNIYYFNENISRVPNHQRVRKGMVRTFQKSNLLQELSVLDNLLLVLQVKFGLHHVWLRRRTTGQFPELYNRAEQLLDTWGLADRKDTLVKKLSYGEQRQVEIVLGIATEPKVLLLDEPTAGMSNTETQHILKLLQNMPRDLTLLIIEHDMEVVFGLADRVSVLYNGGILLEGDPQMIKTDPRVYEIYFGKEGA comes from the coding sequence ATGAGAAATGAAGCTCATTTCATAGTGGAGGACCCTGCTTTGCGTGTGGAAGGGATAGGCAAGCGCTTTGGCGGTCTGGAGATTTTGAAGGATATTTCCTTCGAGGTTAGTCAAGGCGAAAGGCGTGCGTTCATCGGGCCGAACGGGGCCGGGAAATCAACGCTGTTCAACATGATTGCCGGAGATTTAGCTGCATCAAGCGGGAATATTTACTATTTCAATGAGAATATTTCACGGGTACCTAACCATCAACGGGTCAGAAAAGGCATGGTAAGGACTTTTCAAAAAAGCAACCTGCTGCAAGAGCTGTCCGTTCTGGATAACCTGCTGCTGGTTTTGCAGGTGAAGTTTGGGCTTCATCATGTATGGCTTCGCCGAAGAACTACCGGACAATTCCCTGAGCTGTATAACCGGGCTGAGCAGCTTCTGGACACCTGGGGGCTTGCTGACCGGAAGGACACCTTGGTCAAGAAGCTGTCCTACGGAGAGCAAAGGCAAGTGGAGATTGTGCTGGGCATTGCGACGGAGCCCAAGGTATTGCTGCTCGATGAACCGACCGCAGGCATGTCCAATACGGAAACACAGCATATTCTGAAGCTGCTTCAAAATATGCCCAGAGACCTGACTTTGCTGATCATCGAGCATGATATGGAGGTTGTGTTCGGGCTGGCTGACCGCGTTTCGGTATTGTATAACGGCGGCATTCTGCTGGAAGGCGATCCTCAGATGATTAAGACGGACCCTAGAGTATACGAAATTTATTTTGGAAAGGAGGGGGCGTGA
- a CDS encoding ABC transporter ATP-binding protein gives MLQVENIHSYYGDSHVLQGVSVNVKKGSLSVLLGRNGMGKTTTIRSIIGFTPPRQGKIWFQGNEIQKLPSYRVAQLGIGLVPQGRGVFPNLTVKENLLIAARNSSKRGWTLDKIYELFPRLKERASSMGGNLSGGEQQMLTIGRALMTNPDLLLLDEPSEGLSPLMVQEVENIISMLKQEGLSMLMVEQNISMALHVADWVYVMCKGEVVFDGTPDDLKQNEEVKLKYLGMSH, from the coding sequence ATGCTGCAGGTAGAAAATATCCATTCTTATTATGGGGACAGCCATGTGCTGCAGGGTGTTTCCGTGAACGTCAAAAAAGGCTCGCTATCTGTACTGCTGGGCCGCAACGGTATGGGGAAAACGACGACCATCCGCTCCATTATCGGCTTCACTCCTCCAAGGCAAGGGAAAATCTGGTTTCAAGGAAACGAAATTCAGAAGCTGCCTTCTTATCGGGTAGCTCAGCTGGGAATCGGTTTAGTACCGCAGGGGAGGGGGGTGTTTCCTAATCTTACGGTGAAGGAAAATCTGCTCATCGCCGCCCGGAACAGCTCCAAAAGAGGTTGGACATTAGACAAAATTTACGAGCTGTTCCCCCGTCTGAAGGAACGGGCGTCCTCTATGGGAGGAAACCTAAGCGGAGGTGAGCAGCAAATGCTGACCATCGGCCGTGCGTTAATGACTAATCCTGATTTATTGCTGTTGGATGAACCATCGGAGGGGCTGTCGCCGTTGATGGTACAGGAAGTCGAGAACATTATCTCCATGCTGAAGCAGGAAGGCCTTTCTATGCTGATGGTTGAGCAAAATATTTCCATGGCTTTACATGTTGCCGATTGGGTGTATGTCATGTGCAAGGGGGAAGTCGTGTTCGACGGAACTCCTGATGATTTGAAGCAGAATGAAGAGGTGAAGCTGAAGTATTTAGGCATGAGCCACTAA
- a CDS encoding MBL fold metallo-hydrolase: MNKIEKNGSTVYPITVPTPYDVGDVNMYLLEANGALTLIDAGIDTDECWDAFMLTLTNNGYSLSDLSQIWITHNHQDHIGLINRITTLRQMPVYAHQESIPRLTRDPEFLSMRIRFFDQLYREMGCGAAGEQHILKLQEARRRNDQFKIVTEITSLSDSDDIGGFQVMEVPGHAPDHIAFWDAQRKLLFAGDHLLRHISSNAFIEPDLEGNRKLTLVEYAHSLKKCLFLDMDTVFPGHGELIRDSKDLIDMRLTRMGQKAEKIRSMIQSGGSTAYELAQSYYPTKYVTVFAPVMSEIIGMLDYLESHDRIQKMQRNGIWYYEQKSS, from the coding sequence ATGAATAAAATAGAAAAAAACGGAAGCACAGTATATCCTATCACGGTTCCGACGCCTTATGACGTTGGAGATGTGAATATGTATTTACTAGAAGCGAACGGTGCTCTCACGTTAATCGATGCGGGTATTGATACCGATGAATGCTGGGATGCGTTCATGCTGACATTGACGAACAACGGTTATTCCCTTAGCGATCTTTCACAAATATGGATCACTCATAACCATCAGGATCATATCGGATTGATTAACCGGATAACGACGCTTAGGCAGATGCCGGTTTACGCTCATCAGGAGTCGATTCCCCGATTAACGAGAGATCCCGAATTTTTGTCCATGCGCATTCGTTTCTTTGACCAGTTGTATCGCGAGATGGGCTGCGGTGCGGCAGGGGAGCAGCATATTCTTAAGCTTCAAGAGGCCAGGCGCCGCAATGATCAATTCAAAATCGTTACGGAAATCACTTCACTCTCTGATTCCGATGATATCGGAGGTTTTCAGGTGATGGAGGTTCCCGGACATGCTCCAGATCACATTGCTTTTTGGGATGCACAAAGAAAATTGTTGTTTGCCGGGGATCATCTGCTGAGGCATATTTCCAGCAATGCATTTATTGAGCCCGATCTGGAAGGAAACCGGAAGCTTACCTTGGTAGAATACGCCCATTCTTTAAAAAAATGTTTGTTCCTAGACATGGATACCGTATTCCCGGGGCATGGGGAACTTATTCGTGACTCCAAGGATCTAATTGACATGAGATTAACCCGAATGGGGCAAAAAGCAGAGAAAATACGAAGCATGATTCAAAGTGGCGGATCAACGGCCTATGAGCTTGCTCAAAGCTATTATCCAACCAAATATGTAACCGTCTTTGCTCCCGTCATGTCCGAAATTATCGGCATGTTGGATTATTTAGAATCGCACGACCGTATTCAAAAGATGCAGAGAAACGGCATCTGGTATTATGAGCAAAAATCCTCTTAA
- a CDS encoding Phenylacetic acid catabolic protein — protein MQQSTLLKEKVNAGFMVERIEDMDEEYLKALKQTLMIVGDTELLSVPPLLTVYKQAPTLNNKITALAIMQDEIGHAHIAYRLLKDLGVDVNELLYERPANKWKNPYAFDFKLSNWIELGVFNSLFDRAGYTLLGDAHEFTSYGPWKRALVKVDKEELFHLRNGEIIMKAAMDNPETSKQVQEAVDWMFLMGLEFFGVADELKSRSAQLDYRLKGRSNDELRQKWLSTAVPFCESIGVKVPARLDEKTQKYEITVPFPCKFDIENKKWLLDQPDTWNGVIERFKKRGPQNVEFVARIQEGAHKMAALRKEVG, from the coding sequence ATGCAGCAATCTACATTGTTAAAAGAAAAGGTCAATGCGGGATTCATGGTCGAACGGATAGAGGATATGGATGAGGAATATCTCAAAGCTTTGAAGCAAACGCTGATGATCGTCGGCGATACGGAACTGCTTAGCGTACCTCCTTTGTTAACCGTTTACAAACAAGCGCCTACGCTGAATAACAAAATTACGGCACTGGCTATTATGCAGGATGAAATCGGCCATGCACACATCGCTTATCGTTTATTAAAGGATCTTGGCGTTGATGTGAATGAGCTGCTTTACGAACGGCCGGCGAATAAATGGAAAAATCCATACGCTTTTGATTTCAAGCTGTCAAACTGGATTGAATTGGGTGTCTTTAATTCCCTGTTCGACCGCGCAGGTTACACGCTCCTTGGAGATGCGCACGAATTTACGTCCTACGGCCCATGGAAGCGAGCGTTGGTCAAAGTGGATAAAGAGGAACTGTTCCACCTTCGCAACGGGGAAATCATTATGAAGGCGGCTATGGATAATCCGGAAACCAGCAAACAAGTGCAGGAAGCGGTGGATTGGATGTTCTTGATGGGACTGGAGTTCTTCGGTGTAGCGGATGAACTGAAAAGCCGCTCGGCGCAGCTGGATTACAGACTCAAAGGCAGATCGAACGATGAGCTTAGGCAAAAATGGCTTTCAACCGCAGTTCCCTTCTGTGAATCGATTGGGGTTAAGGTGCCGGCCCGGTTGGACGAGAAAACGCAAAAGTACGAGATCACGGTTCCATTCCCTTGTAAATTTGATATTGAGAACAAAAAATGGCTGCTGGACCAACCGGATACATGGAACGGCGTCATTGAAAGATTCAAAAAGAGAGGCCCGCAAAATGTGGAGTTCGTAGCACGTATCCAGGAAGGTGCCCACAAGATGGCGGCGCTTCGTAAAGAGGTGGGATAA
- a CDS encoding metal-sulfur cluster assembly factor — protein MQDVKQEVKRYWEALKEVMDPEFPVSVVDMGLIYEIEETDAVISVTMTYTAVSCACMEWIEADIKKRLLQEPGVQEVQINVVWNPPWTVDRLSPEARERMKKWGVSAR, from the coding sequence ATGCAGGACGTGAAGCAGGAAGTCAAGCGTTATTGGGAAGCGTTGAAGGAGGTTATGGATCCCGAATTTCCCGTTAGCGTCGTTGATATGGGGCTTATTTACGAGATTGAAGAAACGGATGCGGTTATCTCCGTGACCATGACGTACACGGCCGTTTCCTGCGCCTGTATGGAATGGATTGAAGCGGATATTAAAAAAAGGCTGCTGCAAGAGCCGGGCGTGCAGGAAGTGCAAATCAATGTCGTATGGAATCCGCCATGGACCGTTGATCGCTTAAGCCCGGAAGCGCGGGAAAGAATGAAAAAATGGGGGGTCAGCGCCCGATGA
- a CDS encoding Phenylacetic acid catabolic protein codes for MGDKTVGLTLFIETIETIADNKYVLGDLLVEIGVSGPDLEATLSMIAMAQGELGHARLLYNWAFDLKGTKKQEIERQTGKAFASVVAVNSWIDLIGSLYVVNVGLELALKAMLDGRHADVVNRINKLLKEQKEHIIYSRGWVEQLLNDQGAVPRKIDESIKKVTTEVRSWLKSLEDSAALVEEGYLKAGVNLTDPFQSKLASLQIQRAESDAV; via the coding sequence ATGGGTGACAAAACAGTCGGCTTGACCTTATTTATCGAAACTATCGAAACGATAGCGGATAATAAATATGTTTTGGGAGACTTGCTGGTCGAGATCGGAGTCAGCGGGCCGGATCTTGAAGCGACGCTTTCCATGATTGCGATGGCTCAAGGGGAGCTCGGACACGCAAGGCTGCTGTATAACTGGGCATTCGATTTGAAAGGAACCAAGAAACAGGAAATCGAACGGCAAACAGGTAAAGCCTTTGCATCGGTGGTTGCCGTGAATAGCTGGATTGACTTAATCGGGTCTTTGTATGTGGTGAATGTTGGGCTTGAGCTTGCGCTCAAAGCGATGCTGGATGGACGCCATGCCGATGTGGTTAACCGCATCAACAAGCTGCTGAAGGAACAAAAAGAGCACATTATATACTCCCGAGGTTGGGTAGAGCAGCTTTTGAACGACCAAGGAGCAGTTCCACGAAAAATAGACGAAAGTATAAAAAAGGTAACAACGGAAGTTCGGTCATGGCTGAAATCATTAGAAGATTCCGCTGCATTAGTGGAAGAGGGCTACCTCAAGGCCGGCGTCAACCTTACGGATCCATTTCAGTCGAAGCTTGCCAGTTTGCAGATACAAAGGGCTGAATCCGATGCCGTCTAA
- a CDS encoding 3-hydroxyacyl-CoA dehydrogenase NAD-binding domain-containing protein: MKVQTVGVIGSGTMGAGIAQVISQNGFSVLLYDINEEMVQRSLSRIHSQIDKLFEKGKLTESESQGIKIRLRTTVQLADLQVCQIVIEAAPEKMEVKRNIFQELDPYCSKETILATNTSSFSITEIAGFTNQPERVAGLHFFNPATLMPLVEVISGLRTSEATMESLANFARSINKSPVTCKDTPGFIVNRIARPYYNEALRIMGDQMASAAQIDRIMTKAGKFRMGPFELQDMIGVDINFSTTESLHQGFFGDARFRPHYYQQRMVQSGQLGRKSGGGYYEYDK; the protein is encoded by the coding sequence ATGAAGGTTCAGACAGTCGGAGTGATTGGTTCAGGCACGATGGGGGCCGGTATTGCGCAAGTCATTAGCCAAAACGGCTTTAGCGTTTTGCTTTACGATATTAACGAAGAAATGGTTCAACGTTCCTTATCGCGAATTCATTCTCAAATTGATAAATTATTCGAAAAAGGGAAGCTGACAGAGTCTGAGTCACAAGGCATAAAAATAAGACTTCGAACCACCGTTCAGCTAGCCGATCTGCAGGTGTGCCAAATTGTCATCGAAGCGGCTCCGGAGAAAATGGAAGTTAAGCGCAATATTTTCCAGGAGTTAGACCCATATTGTTCGAAGGAAACGATATTGGCTACGAATACGTCATCCTTCTCCATCACTGAAATTGCAGGGTTCACGAATCAACCGGAGCGGGTTGCAGGATTGCATTTTTTCAACCCCGCGACCTTAATGCCGCTAGTTGAGGTGATCAGTGGACTGCGAACCAGTGAGGCCACGATGGAGAGCCTAGCGAATTTTGCCCGGAGCATCAACAAGAGCCCGGTAACGTGTAAGGATACCCCGGGATTCATTGTTAATCGGATCGCACGTCCCTACTATAATGAAGCGTTACGGATTATGGGGGATCAGATGGCATCCGCGGCACAGATCGACCGAATTATGACCAAAGCAGGGAAGTTCCGTATGGGTCCCTTTGAATTGCAGGATATGATCGGTGTGGATATTAATTTCTCCACAACGGAATCTTTACACCAAGGATTTTTCGGCGATGCTCGCTTCCGCCCTCATTACTACCAACAAAGAATGGTGCAATCGGGACAGCTGGGGAGAAAGTCGGGGGGAGGGTACTACGAGTATGACAAATAA
- a CDS encoding 3-hydroxyacyl-CoA dehydrogenase family protein — protein sequence MTNKQVVSVVGTNLLADALRKQLSSMKGVEVLDFQEAKTRSIPLHIVIETSNLELAEKKARLQNMEKYIASDTLILSSVLGVTATQAASWLSHPSRLVGFAAFANLEQTELIELCAALQTDAGYAKQAEAFITAIGKETEWVEDEVGLVFPRILSMIVNEAAFALMEKISSAEEIDTAMRKGTNYPMGPLAWADEVGLDDIYAVLSGLHRDLGEDRYRPAPILRKLVHAGWLGQKTGRGFYTYANQDAKETFV from the coding sequence ATGACAAATAAGCAGGTTGTCTCCGTTGTAGGAACCAATTTGCTTGCCGACGCTCTGAGGAAGCAGCTAAGTTCCATGAAGGGAGTGGAGGTCCTTGATTTTCAAGAGGCGAAGACGCGTTCCATACCGCTCCATATCGTGATAGAAACATCGAACCTGGAGCTTGCGGAGAAAAAAGCGAGGCTTCAGAACATGGAAAAGTACATTGCCAGCGATACGCTGATTTTGTCCTCGGTACTGGGCGTTACAGCGACTCAAGCGGCCTCATGGCTGTCTCATCCTTCCCGTCTTGTAGGCTTTGCGGCGTTTGCCAACTTGGAACAAACGGAATTGATCGAGCTGTGCGCGGCGCTTCAGACGGATGCCGGGTATGCCAAACAAGCGGAAGCCTTCATTACTGCCATCGGCAAAGAAACGGAATGGGTTGAAGACGAAGTCGGATTGGTATTCCCACGTATATTGTCGATGATTGTGAATGAAGCCGCGTTTGCGTTGATGGAGAAAATCTCCTCGGCAGAAGAGATCGATACGGCTATGCGTAAAGGAACGAATTATCCGATGGGGCCGTTAGCTTGGGCGGATGAGGTCGGATTGGATGACATTTATGCCGTGTTGTCCGGACTGCACCGTGACTTAGGCGAGGATCGTTACCGGCCTGCTCCTATCTTACGGAAGCTCGTTCACGCCGGATGGCTGGGCCAAAAGACAGGCAGAGGATTTTACACCTATGCTAATCAAGATGCGAAGGAGACGTTCGTATGA
- a CDS encoding thiolase family protein, with product MREAVIVDALRTPIGKYNGSLQNVRPDDLAAAVIRELFKRNPLDPSLVEDVFFGCANQAGEDNRNVARMAVLLSGMPKSVPGVTVNRLCASGLEAINQAAAAIHSNIGDIFIAGGTESMSRAPYVMLKPNLSGERGNQTLYDTTLGWRMVNSKLAEQYPPISLGETAENVAERYGITREEQDEFALSSQLKAQAAIESGRFKSEIVPMEIKQGKQTVVFDTDEHPRADTTLEKLAQLKPAFKTNGSVTAGNSSGINDGASALLIMERQTAERLGLTPIAKIVTWAASGVDPAYMGIGPIPAVTKVLKKANLTVSQLDLIEVNEAFASQSVACAKELGFDMNKVNVNGGAIALGHPLGCSGARIVTTLVHEMTRTDCRYGLATMCIGVGQGLATVIEKL from the coding sequence ATGAGGGAGGCCGTCATTGTTGACGCTTTGCGTACCCCGATCGGTAAGTATAACGGATCGCTGCAGAATGTGCGTCCAGATGATCTTGCGGCAGCGGTCATCCGCGAATTGTTCAAGAGAAATCCCCTCGATCCTTCCCTGGTGGAGGATGTGTTCTTCGGCTGTGCCAATCAGGCGGGGGAAGATAACCGCAACGTCGCCCGTATGGCCGTCTTGCTCTCAGGGATGCCAAAGTCGGTACCCGGAGTCACCGTTAATCGGTTATGCGCTTCCGGATTGGAGGCGATTAACCAAGCGGCCGCGGCAATCCACTCGAACATCGGCGATATTTTTATCGCGGGCGGTACGGAAAGTATGTCCCGTGCGCCTTACGTGATGCTGAAGCCGAATTTGAGCGGTGAACGGGGCAACCAGACCCTGTATGATACCACGCTGGGCTGGCGTATGGTGAACTCTAAACTGGCGGAGCAATATCCTCCGATCAGCTTGGGTGAGACGGCGGAGAATGTGGCCGAGCGCTACGGGATAACCCGCGAAGAGCAGGATGAATTTGCTTTATCCAGCCAGCTCAAAGCGCAGGCGGCGATCGAAAGCGGACGGTTCAAGAGCGAGATTGTTCCGATGGAAATCAAGCAGGGCAAACAAACCGTTGTGTTTGATACGGACGAACATCCGAGGGCGGATACGACCTTGGAGAAGCTCGCTCAGCTCAAACCGGCGTTTAAAACAAATGGAAGCGTTACCGCTGGGAATTCCTCGGGCATCAACGACGGCGCAAGCGCCCTGCTGATCATGGAGAGACAGACCGCTGAGCGATTGGGCTTGACCCCGATCGCCAAAATTGTGACCTGGGCGGCATCCGGAGTCGATCCGGCCTATATGGGGATCGGTCCGATTCCCGCAGTAACCAAAGTATTGAAGAAAGCAAACCTGACGGTAAGCCAGTTGGATCTGATTGAAGTGAATGAAGCGTTCGCTTCTCAATCGGTCGCTTGTGCCAAGGAGCTTGGTTTTGATATGAACAAAGTCAATGTGAACGGGGGAGCGATCGCTTTAGGACATCCTCTTGGATGCAGCGGCGCCCGGATCGTGACCACGTTGGTACATGAAATGACTCGCACCGATTGCCGCTATGGTTTGGCCACCATGTGTATTGGGGTAGGACAGGGACTCGCCACGGTTATCGAAAAACTATGA
- a CDS encoding aldehyde dehydrogenase family protein, with the protein MLKEYYPLFINGKWEDSSNGEVFETHNPATGEVIAKVAKATKADVDKAVAAARDAFENGKWSKFSATRRARVLNKIAELLRGRFNELVQLEVLNSGKTVDAAKGQITQAIEDFEFYAAAAITQGGQVNQVPNGFFNYTVKEPVGVCGQIIPWNYPFMMAAWKVAPALAAGCTVVLKPASFTPITAYALAEVCHEAGVPEGVVNVLTGSGSEIGPYMTEHPGIDKIAFTGETETGKDIMARASVTLKRVTLELGGKSPNLVFEDCDIDGAVDGSLYGIFYNTGQSCEARSRLFVHESIYDKFMEKFIEKAKKIRVGDPFAEGVHMGAVISASHEKVIDGYVKLAVEEGAEVLYGGKRPEGPEYDKGHWYMPTIIGNVRNDMRVAQEEIFGPVVVVMKFSDEKEVIRQANDSIFGLGSAVWTKDHGRAHRVAAAMRAGIVMVNSPISAFPGTPFGGYKQSGFGRELSLETMNLYTETKSVVSYVGSRPLNLFGIQ; encoded by the coding sequence ATGTTGAAGGAATATTATCCGCTCTTTATTAACGGCAAATGGGAAGACAGCAGCAATGGCGAGGTATTTGAAACGCATAATCCCGCTACGGGAGAAGTTATTGCGAAAGTGGCAAAAGCGACGAAGGCAGACGTGGACAAAGCGGTGGCCGCAGCCCGTGATGCGTTTGAGAACGGCAAGTGGTCGAAGTTCTCCGCAACTAGGCGCGCCCGGGTGTTGAATAAAATCGCCGAGCTTCTGCGCGGCCGATTCAATGAATTGGTCCAATTGGAAGTGCTGAACAGCGGCAAGACGGTAGATGCCGCGAAGGGGCAAATCACTCAAGCGATTGAAGACTTTGAATTTTACGCCGCAGCCGCCATCACCCAAGGCGGGCAAGTGAATCAGGTGCCTAACGGATTTTTTAACTATACGGTTAAGGAACCGGTGGGTGTATGCGGACAAATCATCCCATGGAACTATCCGTTCATGATGGCAGCGTGGAAAGTGGCGCCTGCACTGGCAGCAGGATGTACGGTGGTGCTCAAGCCGGCCAGTTTCACTCCGATTACGGCATACGCTCTGGCAGAGGTTTGCCATGAAGCGGGAGTTCCCGAGGGGGTTGTGAACGTTCTTACCGGCAGCGGCTCGGAGATCGGACCTTACATGACGGAGCATCCGGGTATCGACAAGATCGCCTTCACCGGCGAAACGGAGACGGGAAAAGACATCATGGCCCGCGCGTCCGTGACGTTGAAACGGGTGACGCTGGAGCTGGGCGGCAAATCTCCGAACCTCGTATTTGAGGATTGCGATATCGATGGTGCTGTTGACGGCTCTCTGTACGGTATTTTCTATAACACAGGCCAATCCTGTGAAGCCCGTTCCCGGCTGTTCGTCCATGAATCCATCTATGACAAGTTCATGGAGAAGTTCATTGAAAAGGCGAAGAAAATCCGCGTCGGCGATCCGTTTGCTGAGGGAGTGCACATGGGAGCGGTCATCTCCGCAAGCCATGAAAAAGTGATTGACGGCTATGTGAAGCTGGCTGTGGAAGAAGGAGCCGAGGTGCTTTATGGCGGTAAACGTCCTGAAGGCCCGGAGTATGACAAGGGACATTGGTATATGCCTACGATTATCGGCAATGTCCGCAATGACATGAGAGTAGCACAAGAGGAAATTTTCGGTCCGGTCGTTGTCGTGATGAAGTTCAGCGATGAGAAAGAAGTGATCCGACAGGCGAATGATTCCATCTTCGGACTGGGATCCGCGGTTTGGACCAAGGATCATGGAAGAGCGCACCGGGTTGCTGCAGCTATGCGGGCAGGGATTGTGATGGTCAACTCTCCGATCTCCGCATTCCCGGGTACGCCGTTCGGCGGATACAAACAATCCGGCTTTGGCCGGGAGCTCTCTCTCGAAACGATGAATTTGTACACGGAGACCAAGAGTGTAGTCTCTTATGTAGGAAGCCGGCCGCTCAATCTATTCGGAATTCAGTAA
- a CDS encoding enoyl-CoA hydratase/isomerase family protein → MSTNLTLIKENGIAEIHLHVNKTNSYSLDFYKELNAAIDDIRFDSSIKVAILMSDVPKFFSAGADINFLKSAEPRFKTQFCLFCNETLDKMARSPQIFIACLEGHTVGGGLEMALGCDLRFMGDQAGKIGLPEISLGVLAGTGGTQRLARLIGFSRALDMNITGKTITPQEALQMGLVNDVFPQEQTREKVLEYARKIVNSASYAAANIKLSIMNGKEMPLNVAVRYEGELQNLLFRSEDAKEGLSSFLEKREANWMGA, encoded by the coding sequence ATGTCCACGAATTTAACCCTTATAAAAGAAAACGGTATCGCTGAAATTCATCTGCACGTTAACAAAACGAACTCCTACAGCCTGGACTTCTATAAAGAGCTGAATGCGGCCATCGATGATATTCGTTTCGATTCTTCGATCAAAGTGGCGATTCTCATGAGCGATGTTCCGAAGTTCTTCTCTGCCGGCGCAGATATCAACTTCCTGAAATCGGCTGAGCCTCGCTTCAAAACGCAGTTCTGCTTATTCTGCAACGAGACATTGGATAAAATGGCCCGCTCGCCGCAAATTTTCATTGCCTGCCTTGAAGGCCATACCGTCGGCGGCGGTTTGGAGATGGCACTCGGCTGCGACCTCCGCTTTATGGGAGATCAGGCTGGTAAAATCGGCCTTCCTGAGATCTCGCTCGGAGTGCTCGCCGGAACCGGCGGCACGCAGCGCTTGGCCCGTTTGATCGGCTTCTCCCGTGCGCTGGATATGAACATCACCGGCAAAACGATTACGCCTCAGGAAGCTCTGCAAATGGGATTGGTCAATGACGTGTTCCCGCAGGAGCAAACGCGTGAAAAGGTGCTTGAATATGCAAGAAAAATCGTCAACAGCGCATCCTACGCCGCTGCCAACATTAAGCTTTCCATTATGAACGGCAAAGAAATGCCGCTCAACGTGGCGGTTCGTTATGAAGGCGAGCTGCAGAACCTGCTTTTCCGTTCCGAGGATGCCAAAGAAGGCCTGAGCTCTTTCTTGGAAAAACGGGAAGCCAACTGGATGGGCGCATAA